GTAATAACAATTCAGCAGTCTTTTTTTGTAGTTTTTTTATACAGACAAACCATGGCTTCCATTCATACTGGCTGCATTCTTGGAATAAATTCTAATAGAATCATTTAAAAAAAATTATGAACAATTTTCCTGCCCTAGACGTACTATCTGTAATTGCTTATTTTAAAATGAAATGTATAAGGATGATGCGAGTGATGGGTAAAGAGATGGAAGTGATGATAGAAGCAGAATTTCCGTTAGCGGCAACCTTAACGATTCCAGAAGGGTCAAATGAAAAGTACCCTTTGGTTGTTATGGTACATGGAAGTGGTCCAACGGATCGAGATTCGAATGCTAAAGGCATGCCTATGAATATCTTTAAGCAATTAAGTGATCTAGTGGTGGCAGAAGGATTCGCCAGTATTCGGTATGATAAAAGGGGGATAGGTGCCAGTAAAGGGGATTTTTACGAAATGGGCGTGCACGATTTAATCAACGATGCACAGGCTGTAGTAGAATTTGCTAAACAGCATCCAAACATAGACTCAGAGAATGTGATTTTACTAGACCACAGTGAGGGAAGTATTATCGCACCATTCGTGAATGAAAAGGTTTCAGTAGATGGAATGATTCTTCTTGCAGGCACAGCTGAACCGTTATCAGAAACCTTGACCTGGCAACGCGAGGAAATAATCAAGGATGTAAGATCTGTAAAAGGATTTCAAGGATGGATAATTCGATTATTAAAAGTAGATCAAAAAATTACAAAAATGAATGAAGACATAATACAGGCACTACTTGGCACGGACGCGCCGGTTATAAAGTATAAAGGGAAAAAAATCAACGCGAAATGGAATAGAGAGCATATACATTTTGACGTATCAAAACCGCTGCAAAATGTCACTTGTCCTGTTCTTGCTATAACTGGTACAAAGGATGTAAACGTAAAGGTTAGTGATTTAGAAAAGATAAAGAGGCTTGTTCAGGGTGAATGTGAAACGCATATTATACAAGACATGACTCATATGCTTCGAAAGACAGATGTGGAATACAGCTTCAGCAAAATAATGAATAATAATAAAAAATCACTAAAACAACCTATTGATTCTGAATTAAAAGAAATAATGATTGCATGGTTACGAACCTGGAAAAATAGACAGGTCAAAACTGAAAATACCGAAATGCTGGTTAAATAAAATGTTTGCTGAAGAGTAGGGACTTCCATCCTTACTCATTTTTTTGCTTGTAGTAGTTATTTTTTTCTAAATTGTTTCGGGTATTGTCTAAGTGTATACTTACTTAATGAACTTTTTCAGAACATAGGGGGAAATACAGATGGAATTTAAACCAAAGGCGATTTTTTTAGACATGGATGGCACAATCTTAAATCATCAAAATCAGGTAAGTATACATACGAAGGATGTCATTGACCAGCTGCGCAATCAGGGGATATATGTTTTTATCGCAACGGGCAGAGCGTTTGATGAAATCGAGGGAATTGTACCGGCTGGTTTTGAAGTAGATGGAGTCGTAACTTCAAATGGAATGGCTGGATATGTTGGTAATGAGGTAATCTTTAAACATTCTCTTCCGCTTAACCTGGTGGAGGAAGTAATTAAAAGAGCAAGGGAAAGCAAAGTCTATTACGAATTATTTCCGTATGGATATGACCGTATCACATTAGAACAGGATCAAAGTTATGTTGAAAATGAGATAACAGAACCAAAGCCCGAAAGTGTCGGCATCAATGAGTGGCTTTCCCGGAAAGAAGCGATTAAAGAGAAAATTATGTGGGTGGATGAGATTGTTGGACATGAATTTTCTAAGTTCTATTTCTTTGCTAAGTCAAAGGAACATATCAATCGATGGAAAGAAGAACTAGAACAATTAAAGAAGGAAATAGACTTTACCACCTCGATTTCGTCTAATCATAACGTCGAGGTCATGGTAGCTAACGTGAATAAGGCAACAGGGATTCAGCAAATGTTAAAACACTTTAATTTGTCAGACACAGAAACAATGGCAATAGGCGATAGTGATAATGACCTGCCAATGCTGAGACTCGTTCATTATTCGGTAGCCATGAAAAATGCTCCTGATCGAATTAAAGAAATCACCGATGATGTTACTGATTTCACATGTGATGAAGATGGGGTTTTTTATTATCTTAAGACACGTTTTTTGTCTGAAAAATAAGACTATACAATCTAAAATGGTGGAGGGAATTCATTGAAATTAAGCGTTCTCGACCAATCCGTCATCAGTAAAGGGGATTCCGCACGCACTGCTTTACAAAACACGGTAAAACTTGCTCAAGTAACAGAAGAGCTGGGATATACACGGTTTTGGGTGGCGGAACATCATAATACAAATGGAATCGCTGGTTCCTCACCGGAAATCTTGATATCTCATATCGCTTCAAATACTAATAAAATTCGGGTAGGTTCAGGCGGAGTGTTGCTGCCACAGTATAGCCCATATAAAATTGCCGAGAACTTCAAGGTATTAGAAGCACTGTTTCCAAACAGAATCGATGCCGGAATTGGACGTTCTCCCGGAGGGTCCCCGAACACACGGATGGCATTAACTGATGGGAACCGAAAAAGCCTAAACGAATTCCCCAGGCAGGTTCAAGATTTACAGAGGTTTTTGCTAAATCAACTACCCAATGAGCACAGTTTTCATGATGTTAAAGCCTATCCTGCTATAGAAAGTTTGCCGGAAATGTGGATTCTGGGAATTTCGCATCGCGGGGCAAGGATGGCTGCGGAATATGGGACTGCATTCACCTATGGACATTTCATTATTCCGGATAATGGTCTCCGGGCTATGGACTATTATTCCACCCATTTTCAGCCATCGCCTTTTTTACAAAAACCTAAAACGAATGTTTGTGTATTTGTGGTATGTGCCGAAACCCAAGTAGAAGCGGAAGAATTAGCGTTGAGTCAGGATTTATGGCTGCTTGGTGTTGAAAAGGGGATCGATACCAGGATTCCATCGATCGAAGAGGCAATGAAAATCTCCTTAACAGCCGATGAAAGAATGAAGATACATAAAAATAGAAGACGGATGATTATTGGTACACCACAGAAGGTCAAAACAGAACTTCAACGGTTGAGTGAAAAATACCAAACCGATGAGTTCATGATTATTACAAATATCTATAACTTTAAGGACAAAATCCGTTCTTATACATTATTAGCTGAAGAGCTATTTTAAAAATTTGCTTAAAAGCATTCACCAAACGAAATAGACAAGAGCAGGAACCTTACGTAGGTATCCTGCTCTTTTTTTTGAAAATGTCATTTTTCGGTTTATTTTTTTTTCCATAATACGTCAGCATTTAGGATAGCTCACTTTCCGGTTTCACCCACAGCTGAGACCAGCTCTCTATTTCTCGTAAAACGGGTTCAAGTGAACGACCTTTTTCGGTTAAAGAGTATTCAATAATCACTGGTGTTTCAGGTATAACCTCACGTTTTACTACTCCTTGGTGTTCTAAATCCTTTAAACGATCGGATAAAACCTTTCCACTAATCCCAATAGCAGACTGAATTTCAGTAAACCGCTGTGAACCAGATAATAGTTGATAAATAACTAACGCACTCCATCTTTGACTGAGAAGGGAG
This genomic stretch from Neobacillus niacini harbors:
- a CDS encoding alpha/beta hydrolase family protein, with the translated sequence MGKEMEVMIEAEFPLAATLTIPEGSNEKYPLVVMVHGSGPTDRDSNAKGMPMNIFKQLSDLVVAEGFASIRYDKRGIGASKGDFYEMGVHDLINDAQAVVEFAKQHPNIDSENVILLDHSEGSIIAPFVNEKVSVDGMILLAGTAEPLSETLTWQREEIIKDVRSVKGFQGWIIRLLKVDQKITKMNEDIIQALLGTDAPVIKYKGKKINAKWNREHIHFDVSKPLQNVTCPVLAITGTKDVNVKVSDLEKIKRLVQGECETHIIQDMTHMLRKTDVEYSFSKIMNNNKKSLKQPIDSELKEIMIAWLRTWKNRQVKTENTEMLVK
- a CDS encoding HAD family hydrolase gives rise to the protein MEFKPKAIFLDMDGTILNHQNQVSIHTKDVIDQLRNQGIYVFIATGRAFDEIEGIVPAGFEVDGVVTSNGMAGYVGNEVIFKHSLPLNLVEEVIKRARESKVYYELFPYGYDRITLEQDQSYVENEITEPKPESVGINEWLSRKEAIKEKIMWVDEIVGHEFSKFYFFAKSKEHINRWKEELEQLKKEIDFTTSISSNHNVEVMVANVNKATGIQQMLKHFNLSDTETMAIGDSDNDLPMLRLVHYSVAMKNAPDRIKEITDDVTDFTCDEDGVFYYLKTRFLSEK
- a CDS encoding LLM class flavin-dependent oxidoreductase gives rise to the protein MKLSVLDQSVISKGDSARTALQNTVKLAQVTEELGYTRFWVAEHHNTNGIAGSSPEILISHIASNTNKIRVGSGGVLLPQYSPYKIAENFKVLEALFPNRIDAGIGRSPGGSPNTRMALTDGNRKSLNEFPRQVQDLQRFLLNQLPNEHSFHDVKAYPAIESLPEMWILGISHRGARMAAEYGTAFTYGHFIIPDNGLRAMDYYSTHFQPSPFLQKPKTNVCVFVVCAETQVEAEELALSQDLWLLGVEKGIDTRIPSIEEAMKISLTADERMKIHKNRRRMIIGTPQKVKTELQRLSEKYQTDEFMIITNIYNFKDKIRSYTLLAEELF
- a CDS encoding winged helix-turn-helix transcriptional regulator produces the protein MKQPTICPKFEKAISLLSQRWSALVIYQLLSGSQRFTEIQSAIGISGKVLSDRLKDLEHQGVVKREVIPETPVIIEYSLTEKGRSLEPVLREIESWSQLWVKPESELS